One window from the genome of Bufo bufo chromosome 4, aBufBuf1.1, whole genome shotgun sequence encodes:
- the B3GNT7 gene encoding UDP-GlcNAc:betaGal beta-1,3-N-acetylglucosaminyltransferase 7, producing the protein MLQWKKRVCKSICISFCVVIMLTIFQRGTSPGFLFTESSVDSEDLLSAEKRDTYPVPNGFWAAKAEAPVTTASVRDTYPTEWDAKSINCTANWNLTHLGWFKTLEPNYKQFLLYRHCRYFPMIINNPQKCSGHIDLLIVVKSIITQHDRRDAIRKTWGKEKEVKGKKIRTIFLLGTAMKEEERANYQKLLDFENQIYGDILQWDFLDSFFNLTLKEVHFLKWTTTYCQDVSYIFKGDDDVFVSPNNILDFLEGNNTPDLFVGDVLYKARPIRRKENKYYIPESMYSKNLYPPYAGGGGFIMAGSLVKRLLKASETLDLYPIDDVYLGMCLEVIKVKPILHEGFKTFGIVRNKNSKMNKEPCFYRSMLVVHKLLPAELLQMWELVHSNLTCSRKLNIL; encoded by the coding sequence GAAAAAGAGAGTCTGCAAAAGCATATGCATCTCCTTCTGCGTGGTAATCATGTTGACCATCTTCCAGAGGGGGACATCCCCAGGATTTCTTTTCACTGAAAGCAGTGTGGATTCTGAGGATCTTCTTAGTGCTGAAAAAAGGGACACCTATCCTGTCCCAAATGGGTTTTGGGCAGCCAAAGCAGAGGCACCGGTGACCACAGCTTCTGTTAGGGATACATACCCTACTGAATGGGATGCTAAGTCTATCAACTGCACTGCTAATTGGAACCTTACCCATCTGGGCTGGTTCAAGACGCTAGAACCTAACTATAAGCAGTTTCTTCTGTACCGCCACTGTCGTTATTTCCCCATGATTATTAATAACCCACAGAAATGCAGTGGACATATTGATCTTTTGATTGTGGTTAAGTCAATAATAACTCAGCATGACCGCAGGGATGCAATTCGTAAAACCTGGGGAAAGGAGAAAGAAGTTAAAGGCAAGAAAATAAGAACCATATTTCTTTTAGGAACTGCTATGAAAGAAGAGGAGAGAGCAAATTACCAAAAACTGCTAGACTTTGAGAACCAGATCTATGGAGATATTCTACAGTGGGATTTTCTAGATTCCTTTTTTAACTTAACGCTAAAGGAAGTGCACTTTCTAAAGTGGACGACAACCTACTGTCAAGATGTAAGCTATATCTTCAAAGGGGATGATGATGTATTTGTTAGCCCCAATAATATTTTGGACTTTTTGGAGGGAAACAACACACCAGACCTCTTTGTAGGAGATGTCCTCTATAAAGCACGACCCATCCGGAGGAAAGAAAATAAATACTACATCCCAGAGTCCATGTATAGTAAAAACCTCTatcctccatatgcaggtggCGGTGGATTCATCATGGCAGGTTCTTTAGTTAAGAGATTGCTCAAGGCTTCAGAAACCTTGGATCTGTATCCCATCGATGATGTCTATTTGGGCATGTGTCTAGAAGTTATTAAGGTCAAACCTATTTTGCATGAAGGGTTTAAAACGTTTGGCATTGTAAGGAATAAAAACAGCAAGATGAACAAGGAGCCATGCTTTTATCGCAGTATGCTTGTTGTGCACAAACTTCTGCCTGCCGAACTTCTACAAATGTGGGAACTTGTGCATAGTAACTTAACCTGTTCTCGGAAGCTCAACATCCTTTAG